ACTGCGTCGGGGTGGAGCAGACCCTGGCAGCCGGGGTGGACGGCCTTCGCCCCGGGGGACGCCTCACCGTGGTCGGCTACACGCCCGAGACCTACGGGCTGAACGGAAAACGGCTGGCACAGAATGAGCTGGAAATCGTCGGCACCCGTTGCGGCCGCTTGCAGGACCTGGTAGGTGCGGCCCGACTGTTGGCGGAGAACAAGTTGAAACCCCTGGTCACCCACCCCTATCCGCTGGAGGAGATCAACCGCGCCATGGCGGACCTGAGGTCCGGCAAGGTGCTGGGCCGGGCCGTCCTGCTGACGCCGGCCGGACGGGAAGCCAGTGGCCAGACGGCAACCCCGTCAAGCGGTTCCTGAGTTCCGGCCGATTCACCACCCTCTCCTCTTCCTCATCCACCCAGGTGCCCCAACAGCGTATAAGAGGCCACGCAGAGCGTAAGTCCGGCGGACAGCCACAGCAGCCAGTCGATCCAGGGGGAGGGACCGATCCCGCGATCCAGCCGGCGGTAGCGCAGGTAGAGGATGGAGCAGGCAATCACGGGCAACATGCCGGTCTGCACCACGCCTCCCACAACGATGAGGTGAACCGGCTGTTCCGGAAAAGCCAGGAAGATGGTGGCGAAAACCGCTGCCCAGAAGACCTGCATACCCCTTCGCCAGCGGATCCGCTGCAGCGGGCGATCACGCGAAAGAAAGCCGAAGACGGTCAGACAATCCAGTCCCATGATGGCGTTGGCCGCCACCGAGGCGAACAGGGTGGAGTAGAGGGTGACCAGGGCTCCGGTAAGAAAAACGAAGTAGCCCCAGGGACCGAAAATTCCGGTAAAGGTCCTGGAAAGGGTAGCGATCATCTGGCCGCCCTCGGGCACCAGGCCCTGGCCGTGAAGAACGGCGGCTCCCAGCAAGTAGAAGGCAACCGTGATGGTGGTATAGATGCCCATGGCCAGCAAGGCATCCAGTTGCATCACCCGGATCCAGCCCCGCGCTCGCTTGTTCCAGTCCGGCCGGCCGCTGCGGGGTCCGATATGGCGAGCGTACCCTTTCTCCAGGCACCAGTTGGGATAGGCAAACAGATCGGACGTACCCACCCCGGTCAGCCCGAACAGGGCAAAAGCCAGGGCCAGCCCCCCCTGGGCCGGTAGTTGAAACGTCAGCCCTTCCCAGATATTTTCGGGAGACAGGGCGTGGCCCGACCACTGCAGGGCCCCTGCCGCCACCACCGTGGTCAGGCTGAAAGCCACCACCATCAACATGGCCCCACGCTCCACCACGCTGTAGCCGCCGCTGAGCAGGATCCCCAAGGTCACCAGGCAGGCGAGGACTCCCCAGGCAGTGACACTCAGGTGTGGAAGGATCAGGTGGAGGCATTGAGCCACGCCGCCGACGATCCCTCCCACCAGGCTGGCGGAGATCAAGGTGCTCAAGAGCCAGCCCCAAACCACCCAGGAGGCTCGCCAGCGCGGTCCCGGAATCCGGTCCACCGACCTGAGCGAGGAGTCTCCCGAGGAGATGGCGTAGCGTCCGATCTCCACCTGCAGAACCACCTTGGAGGCGCAGCTCAACAGGATCAGCCAGAGCGCTGCAAAGCCCAGCCTGGCTCCCAGCGTGGTGGTCACGATCAGCTCGCCCGAGCCGACGATCCCCGCGGTCAGGATGAGAGACGGACCGACCTGGCGAAGACGACCCAGGAAGTGCCTGGGAGGAGGAAGGGTCTCTGAAGGCCCATTGTCGGCGGATCGGCCGGTTGGCGTCATCTTCTTGGTGGTCCTTCGATGCACCTGGGTGGGAATCCTTTTCCCCACTTGTGGGTCTGAGGGGCGGCCCCGCAAGCTGTCATTCGTTGGAGCTGAGCGGGTCGGGGCAGCCTCCATGCTGTCCGTCGCCAGCCAACTGCAATTCGGCAGTCTGCATCCATCTCACGTGCTAAGATTCAATCAGGGGCGGCGGCTTCCCGCTGATTCCATCCTCGCCGGAGGAACAGTCATAGCCGCCGATCGGATGCCCCGGCCCCCAATCGGGAAACAGTGGAGGTAACACGGTGAGCAAAGTCCTTCAGCTTCCGCGTTTGGAGCCGACAGAGGAATCGGTGTTCCTGAACCGCCGCAGGTTCGTACAGACGGCCCTGCTGGCTGGCGCCGGCACCTGCCTGTATCCCTCCCTCGGCTGCTCCCAACCGCCTCCGCCTCCGGAAGGCGGCCCCCTGGCCCTTCCCTTCGAGCGACCGGAGGTGTTCCCGGCCAAGCGCAACGCCGGTTTCGATCCCCCGAACCTCGAATTGACCGACCGCCTGGTGGCAGCCACCCACAACAATTTCTACGAGTTTCTGCCCAATCGCGGGGGACCGGTCTGGAAATATACCAGCAGGTTTGAAGTGGAGCCCTGGAAGGTTGAGGTGAGCGGCGAGTGTCAAAAGCCCCGCACCTTCGATCTGGACGACCTGTTCGGATTCGAGCAGGAAGAGCGGGTCTACCGCTTTCGTTGCGTGGAAACCTGGGCCATGAACATTCCCTGGACGGGATTCCCCCTGAGCAAGCTGCTCAAGGACGTCCAGCCCACCGCCAAGGCCCGACACGTCCGCTTCATTACCGCCCACCGGCCCGCACAGATGCCGGGACTCAGTGAAAGGCACTACCCGTGGCCCTATTACGAAGCCCTGCGCCTGGACGAGGCCATGAACGACCTGACCCTGGCGGTGACCGGAGTCTACGGCAAGCCTCTGCTCAAACAGCACGGGGCCCCCGTGCGCATCATCGTGCCCTGGAAGTACGGCTACAAGTCACCCAAGTCCATCGTGAAGATCGAGCTGGTCGCCAAGAAGCCGGGGACCTTCTGGTCGGCCAAGCCTTACCAGCACGAGTACGGCTACCTGAGCAACGTGAACCCCAACGTTCCCCATCCCCGATGGTCCCAGGAATGGGACTACATGCTGGTGGCCAACGCGGCGCCGCGCCGGGGACCTCGGCGCCCCACCCTGATGTTCAACGGCTACGCGGACCAGGTGGGGCACCTCTACCCGGACGAACCCACCAAGCCCCAGCGCTCTCTGAGACGCGGGCAGACTGCCCGCTGACGGAGCGGCTCCCGCCGCTTTCACCGTCCTGCGCTGAGTCCGACTCCACCACCCAAGGATTTTACCGCCCGGTCTGCTCCGGACGGGACTCTGTGTCCGCGGAGACGGCCTTCACCCCCATCTCGCTCAGAAGGTGGTGGGCTGCGTCCAGGTGCTCCATGATCCAGAGGGCGTAACGGATGTCCACGTGAATGGACCGGGTGATGGCCGGAATGAAATCCCAGTCGGCAACGATGCTCTCCCAGTTGCCGTCAAACAGCAGTCCCACCAGCTCCCCGCGCCCGTTCAAGGTGGGGGAGCCCGAGTTGCCTCCGGTCGCATCCAGGGTGCTCAGAAAATTCACGGGCACCGAATCCAGCGCTTTCACGTAGTAGTCGCCGAATTCCCGGCCGCGAATCAGCTTGAGCTGTCCGAGGGGGGCATTGAAGGGTTCTTGTCCCGTGTATTTCTCCAGGATGCCGCGCAGGGTGGTGAAAGGGAGATAGCGAAGGCCATCCCTGGCTGAGTACCCCTTGACCGTGCCGTAGGTGACCCTGAGGGTCGAGTTGGCGTCGGGATAGACCGACTTCCCCCGGCTTTGGTTGTAGGCGATCAGGGCCTCCATGAAGCGCGGCCGTGCCTGGTCGAATCG
Above is a genomic segment from Acidobacteriota bacterium containing:
- a CDS encoding Nramp family divalent metal transporter encodes the protein MHRRTTKKMTPTGRSADNGPSETLPPPRHFLGRLRQVGPSLILTAGIVGSGELIVTTTLGARLGFAALWLILLSCASKVVLQVEIGRYAISSGDSSLRSVDRIPGPRWRASWVVWGWLLSTLISASLVGGIVGGVAQCLHLILPHLSVTAWGVLACLVTLGILLSGGYSVVERGAMLMVVAFSLTTVVAAGALQWSGHALSPENIWEGLTFQLPAQGGLALAFALFGLTGVGTSDLFAYPNWCLEKGYARHIGPRSGRPDWNKRARGWIRVMQLDALLAMGIYTTITVAFYLLGAAVLHGQGLVPEGGQMIATLSRTFTGIFGPWGYFVFLTGALVTLYSTLFASVAANAIMGLDCLTVFGFLSRDRPLQRIRWRRGMQVFWAAVFATIFLAFPEQPVHLIVVGGVVQTGMLPVIACSILYLRYRRLDRGIGPSPWIDWLLWLSAGLTLCVASYTLLGHLGG
- the msrP gene encoding protein-methionine-sulfoxide reductase catalytic subunit MsrP, whose amino-acid sequence is MSKVLQLPRLEPTEESVFLNRRRFVQTALLAGAGTCLYPSLGCSQPPPPPEGGPLALPFERPEVFPAKRNAGFDPPNLELTDRLVAATHNNFYEFLPNRGGPVWKYTSRFEVEPWKVEVSGECQKPRTFDLDDLFGFEQEERVYRFRCVETWAMNIPWTGFPLSKLLKDVQPTAKARHVRFITAHRPAQMPGLSERHYPWPYYEALRLDEAMNDLTLAVTGVYGKPLLKQHGAPVRIIVPWKYGYKSPKSIVKIELVAKKPGTFWSAKPYQHEYGYLSNVNPNVPHPRWSQEWDYMLVANAAPRRGPRRPTLMFNGYADQVGHLYPDEPTKPQRSLRRGQTAR